The Primulina eburnea isolate SZY01 chromosome 13, ASM2296580v1, whole genome shotgun sequence genome includes a region encoding these proteins:
- the LOC140809646 gene encoding pescadillo homolog isoform X1, whose protein sequence is MPKHYRPAGKKKEGNAAKYVTRSQAIKYLQVSLPVFRKLCILKGVFPREPKKKLKGNHHSYYHMKDIMFLKHEPLLEKLRYMRVYEKKVKKAISKKNRDLAERLLTRKPTYTLDMLIKERYPKFVDALRDLDDCLSMVHLFAALPAVDRAVDGEKIPVDRIHNCRRLSHEWQAYISRTHRLRKTFISVKGIYYQAEVEGQKITWLTPHALQQVLPEVDYRVLLTFLEFYETLLAFVNYKLYSSINLKYPPILDPRLEALAADLYALSRFFDANAHGSSKKTSPIVSSESEQTEIQQKGTKLDESEVRLAQLQQQLPSNEPGALMKFVEDAAKEDEEDSETRDCKNLFKNRKFFLSREVPRESLLLIIPAFGGTVSWEGEGAPLEESDQSITHQVVDRPTQEHKFLSRDYIQPQWVYDSVNARILLPTEKYMVGCVPPPHLSPFVDNEAEGHVPEYAEAIQRLKAAARKEVLPLPGAGKDLDDPQSLLGIIDRAQAIEAAEIKQKMAILEKQYHHELNLELQGVQYSVVSNEVEGKDDEEVETAPDINQIAADEANMSKMLMSRKRQKLYDAMDMGHARKRIAKQQIKGRQKRIAEAMKSKSD, encoded by the exons ATGCCGAAGCACTACAGGCCCGCC ggcaagaagaaggaaggaAACGCCGCCAAATATGTGACGAGATCTCAGGCGATAAAGTACCTTCAAGTCAGCCTTCCAGTTTTCAG GAAATTATGCATCCTAAAAGGTGTTTTTCCTCGGGAACCCAAGAAGAAGTTGAAGGGAAACCATCATTCTTATTATCACATGAAAGATATTATGTTTCTCAAACATGAGCCATTGCTGGAGAAATTGAGATATATGCGAGTGTATGAGAAGAAGGTGAAAAAAGCCATATCAAAGAAGAACAGAGATCTCGCTGAACGGCTTTTGACAAGGAAACCTACTTACACTCTTGATATGCTTATTAAAGAGAG GTATCCTAAATTCGTTGACGCGCTGAGGGATCTTGATGATTGTCTTAGTATGGTACACCTGTTTGCTGCATTGCCAGCTGTGGATAGGGCGGTAGATGGAGAAAAGATTCCGGTTGACCGTATCCATAATTGCAGAAG GTTGAGTCATGAGTGGCAGGCATACATTTCTCGCACCCACAGACTGAGGAAGACATTCATTTCTGTGAAAGGCATATATTACCAG GCAGAGGTTGAAGGGCAAAAAATTACATGGTTAACTCCTCATGCATTGCAACAAGTACTGCCTGAAGTTGATTACAGAGTCTTGCTTACTTTTTTGGAATTTTATGAG ACACTCCTCGCGTTTGTTAACTATAAACTCTATAGTTCAATAAACTTAAAATATCCTCCCATCCTTGATCCTAGGCTGGAAGCTCTAGCTGCAG ATCTTTATGCCCTGTCAAGATTCTTTGATGCCAATGCTCATGGTTCCTCAAAGAAGACTTCACCTATAGTTTCATCTGAATCTGAGCAAACTGAGATCCAACAGAAGGGGACAAAACTTGATGAGTCTGAAGTTCGACTTGCCCAACTTCAACAACAACTTCCTTCTAATGAACCCGGTGCTTTGATGAAATTTGTTGAAGATGCTGCAAAGGAGGATGAAGAGGATTCCGAAACAAGGGACTGTAAAAATCTCTTCAAGAACAGGAAATTCTTCTTGAGTCGTGAG GTTCCTAGAGAGTCATTGCTACTTATAATCCCTGCGTTTGGTGGCACTGTTTCTTGGGAAGGTGAAGGAGCTCCACTTGAGGAGTCTGACCAGAGCATTACTCATCAG GTTGTGGATAGGCCAACACAGGAGCACAAGTTCCTATCCAGAGATTATATCCAGCCACAGTGGGTTTATGACTCTGTAAATGCACGCATATTGTTGCCAACTGAGAAATACATGGTGGGATG TGTACCTCCTCCACATTTGTCTCCATTTGTTGACAATGAAGCAGAAGGTCATGTTCCTGAATATGCAGAAGCTATTCAACGGCTGAAGGCTGCTGCAAGAAAAGAAGTCCTACCTTTGCCTGGCGCTGGAAAAGATTTGGATGACCCTCAGAGTTTACTGGGTATCATCGATCGGGCACAAGCTATTGAAGCTGCTGAGATAAAACAGAAG ATGGCAATTCTGGAGAAACAGTACCATCATGAACTGAACCTAGAACTTCAAGGTGTTCAGTATTCTGTTGTCTCCAATGAAGTGGAAGGCAAGGATGATGAGGAAGTAGAAACTGCACCTGATATTAATCAAATTGCTGCGGATGAAGCCAACATGTCAAAGATGTTGATGTCTCGTAAACGGCAAAAACTTTATGATGCGATGGAT ATGGGCCATGCAAGGAAACGGATTGCCAAACAACAAATAAAGGGACGTCAGAAAAGGATAGCTGAAGCCATGAAATCAAAATCTGATTGA
- the LOC140809646 gene encoding pescadillo homolog isoform X2 — protein MYLQVSLPVFRKLCILKGVFPREPKKKLKGNHHSYYHMKDIMFLKHEPLLEKLRYMRVYEKKVKKAISKKNRDLAERLLTRKPTYTLDMLIKERYPKFVDALRDLDDCLSMVHLFAALPAVDRAVDGEKIPVDRIHNCRRLSHEWQAYISRTHRLRKTFISVKGIYYQAEVEGQKITWLTPHALQQVLPEVDYRVLLTFLEFYETLLAFVNYKLYSSINLKYPPILDPRLEALAADLYALSRFFDANAHGSSKKTSPIVSSESEQTEIQQKGTKLDESEVRLAQLQQQLPSNEPGALMKFVEDAAKEDEEDSETRDCKNLFKNRKFFLSREVPRESLLLIIPAFGGTVSWEGEGAPLEESDQSITHQVVDRPTQEHKFLSRDYIQPQWVYDSVNARILLPTEKYMVGCVPPPHLSPFVDNEAEGHVPEYAEAIQRLKAAARKEVLPLPGAGKDLDDPQSLLGIIDRAQAIEAAEIKQKMAILEKQYHHELNLELQGVQYSVVSNEVEGKDDEEVETAPDINQIAADEANMSKMLMSRKRQKLYDAMDMGHARKRIAKQQIKGRQKRIAEAMKSKSD, from the exons ATGTATCTTCAAGTCAGCCTTCCAGTTTTCAG GAAATTATGCATCCTAAAAGGTGTTTTTCCTCGGGAACCCAAGAAGAAGTTGAAGGGAAACCATCATTCTTATTATCACATGAAAGATATTATGTTTCTCAAACATGAGCCATTGCTGGAGAAATTGAGATATATGCGAGTGTATGAGAAGAAGGTGAAAAAAGCCATATCAAAGAAGAACAGAGATCTCGCTGAACGGCTTTTGACAAGGAAACCTACTTACACTCTTGATATGCTTATTAAAGAGAG GTATCCTAAATTCGTTGACGCGCTGAGGGATCTTGATGATTGTCTTAGTATGGTACACCTGTTTGCTGCATTGCCAGCTGTGGATAGGGCGGTAGATGGAGAAAAGATTCCGGTTGACCGTATCCATAATTGCAGAAG GTTGAGTCATGAGTGGCAGGCATACATTTCTCGCACCCACAGACTGAGGAAGACATTCATTTCTGTGAAAGGCATATATTACCAG GCAGAGGTTGAAGGGCAAAAAATTACATGGTTAACTCCTCATGCATTGCAACAAGTACTGCCTGAAGTTGATTACAGAGTCTTGCTTACTTTTTTGGAATTTTATGAG ACACTCCTCGCGTTTGTTAACTATAAACTCTATAGTTCAATAAACTTAAAATATCCTCCCATCCTTGATCCTAGGCTGGAAGCTCTAGCTGCAG ATCTTTATGCCCTGTCAAGATTCTTTGATGCCAATGCTCATGGTTCCTCAAAGAAGACTTCACCTATAGTTTCATCTGAATCTGAGCAAACTGAGATCCAACAGAAGGGGACAAAACTTGATGAGTCTGAAGTTCGACTTGCCCAACTTCAACAACAACTTCCTTCTAATGAACCCGGTGCTTTGATGAAATTTGTTGAAGATGCTGCAAAGGAGGATGAAGAGGATTCCGAAACAAGGGACTGTAAAAATCTCTTCAAGAACAGGAAATTCTTCTTGAGTCGTGAG GTTCCTAGAGAGTCATTGCTACTTATAATCCCTGCGTTTGGTGGCACTGTTTCTTGGGAAGGTGAAGGAGCTCCACTTGAGGAGTCTGACCAGAGCATTACTCATCAG GTTGTGGATAGGCCAACACAGGAGCACAAGTTCCTATCCAGAGATTATATCCAGCCACAGTGGGTTTATGACTCTGTAAATGCACGCATATTGTTGCCAACTGAGAAATACATGGTGGGATG TGTACCTCCTCCACATTTGTCTCCATTTGTTGACAATGAAGCAGAAGGTCATGTTCCTGAATATGCAGAAGCTATTCAACGGCTGAAGGCTGCTGCAAGAAAAGAAGTCCTACCTTTGCCTGGCGCTGGAAAAGATTTGGATGACCCTCAGAGTTTACTGGGTATCATCGATCGGGCACAAGCTATTGAAGCTGCTGAGATAAAACAGAAG ATGGCAATTCTGGAGAAACAGTACCATCATGAACTGAACCTAGAACTTCAAGGTGTTCAGTATTCTGTTGTCTCCAATGAAGTGGAAGGCAAGGATGATGAGGAAGTAGAAACTGCACCTGATATTAATCAAATTGCTGCGGATGAAGCCAACATGTCAAAGATGTTGATGTCTCGTAAACGGCAAAAACTTTATGATGCGATGGAT ATGGGCCATGCAAGGAAACGGATTGCCAAACAACAAATAAAGGGACGTCAGAAAAGGATAGCTGAAGCCATGAAATCAAAATCTGATTGA